In Leptospira saintgironsiae, the genomic window GCAAGGTCTGCTAAATGTATTGCTGCGGTTCCCGCACCGAATTCTTCGAAGACCACTACGTCTACTCCATCTGCATAAAGATCGAATACTGCAGGAACAGCCTGCAAACGAACATCTCCTTTCAAGATCGTATTCACGATCCGAGTTAGAAATGCCACCAACTTGTAAATAGAACGGTTCGACCTTGGATCCATAAGAGAAATGATTGTGGTCTTAAGTTTTTTTCTGAAAATCCCAAGACTTTCCTTAAAGAACAATAGAACATTATACTTTGTAGAAACGTTCGGCACTCCTTGGAAAATTCTATCTTCTCTCCGAACGATTTTATTTAATCTGCTAATTTCAGACCATTTAGCAAATGTAGAAGGAAGAGGTTTACTTCTAAAACGACTACCATCCATCTTATCCCAGGTAAGTGTATTGATAGAAAGTCCTAAGTATCCGCAATCAATCGCTTCTTGTAGAAGTTTTTCCATTTGCAACATCTCTTGCTCTGTAGGTTTCACTCCATAAGAAAGAGATCGTTCTAATCCCATCGAATAAGATCGAATAGCAGAATGTCCCAAGAATGTAGAAACGTTCGGTCCCAAAGGAAGAGAATTCAAATGATCCGCATATTCTTTCATTGAATTCCAAGTTTTCTTTTTTTGTAATAGAGGAAGCACCTGCTCTCTTGGAATTGCTTCTACCCTACTGAACATGTCCGCAAGATCTTCTGGTGATCCGATACAAAGACTAAGAGAACAACTTCCCATTGTAATAGTTGTTACTCCGTGCATCACCGACTCTTTAAGTCCTGGAGAAGCTTCTACTTCTGCATCATAATGTGTATGAAAATCTATAAATCCTGGAGTGACCCAAAGTCCTTTTGCATCATATATCTTTTTTGCATCACCTGGAATTGATTTAGAAATCTGAGCAATCTTTCCATCTAAAACTGCTATATCTCCTATAAAGGATTCTTTTCCTTCTCCATCGAATATTCTTCCATTCTTGATCAGAACATCGTATTTCATAATGATTCCTCTTCTCTATTCTATCTCTTAGAGCTTCGCTAAGAAAGTGTATAATAATCCATAGTCAATCTTTTTCAAACTTTTGGAATATAGATGAACAATTGTTTACAATAGATAAAAATGTTTTGATACGTTCAACGTCTCGTTAGATCTTTATGCCGAGCGGAATATGCGAATCTCTTACATACCGTCTCCGAACCTCCTTCACCAAATTGGAACATGATCTACAAAATAGGTAGCCCTTCTCCCTAAATACGTTAGTCAGGCTTGAAAATTCAGATTTTCCAGCTTGGGGCCTTCTTCACATGACCCATCCCTAAAGGAATGTTTATAAAAAACCGACCGTTATAAAAAGAAATTAGTTTCATATCAAACGTTATTTTATCATCACTTTTTTCGAACGTTTTATCTTGACAGCTTTGCCTCTGGATTTAATCTTCAAAAGCTCGGTTTTGTACCGAGTGATACAGATAAAAAAGCGAACAAGTTAAAACTAAGCGAATCTCAATCTGAGACCATATAGACAGCAAGAGAATAGTGAAGAGGTAAACTCAAATGCGTAAATTAGGATTAGCGGTATTACTCCTATTTTTGTGTAGCGGCACGTTGTTCGCTTCAGGGGGAGGATCTTCCTCCAAACCATTAGCTGGATCGTATCCAATCGTTCTTTCCCACGGACTTTTCGGTTGGGG contains:
- a CDS encoding N-acyl-D-amino-acid deacylase family protein translates to MKYDVLIKNGRIFDGEGKESFIGDIAVLDGKIAQISKSIPGDAKKIYDAKGLWVTPGFIDFHTHYDAEVEASPGLKESVMHGVTTITMGSCSLSLCIGSPEDLADMFSRVEAIPREQVLPLLQKKKTWNSMKEYADHLNSLPLGPNVSTFLGHSAIRSYSMGLERSLSYGVKPTEQEMLQMEKLLQEAIDCGYLGLSINTLTWDKMDGSRFRSKPLPSTFAKWSEISRLNKIVRREDRIFQGVPNVSTKYNVLLFFKESLGIFRKKLKTTIISLMDPRSNRSIYKLVAFLTRIVNTILKGDVRLQAVPAVFDLYADGVDVVVFEEFGAGTAAIHLADLAERRKLLLDKGYRKWFRRQWTNWFLPRVFHRDFNESKIVECPDQKLVGRSFSELAKERKQHVVETFLDLCAEYGNDIRWYTVIGNDRKGPLKYIVSHPDVLIGFSDAGAHLRGMAHYNFPLRFLKLVRDAESEGKPFLSAEKAVWRVTGEIADWFGLDTGKLKVGAQADIVLLNPNGLNEKVETIQETPMPEFGGMVRLVRRNEEAIRAVLINGKIAVENGVVVPEIGKENGFGRFMAYKEKDHLYSSAKTQKREAAGSAA